In Homo sapiens chromosome 11, GRCh38.p14 Primary Assembly, one DNA window encodes the following:
- the DUSP8 gene encoding dual specificity protein phosphatase 8 isoform X1, with product MAGDRLPRKVMDAKKLASLLRGGPGGPLVIDSRSFVEYNSWHVLSSVNICCSKLVKRRLQQGKVTIAELIQPAARSQVEATEPQDVVVYDQSTRDASVLAADSFLSILLSKLDGCFDSVAILTGGFATFSSCFPGLCEGKPAALLPMSLSQPCLPVPSVGLTRILPHLYLGSQKDVLNKDLMTQNGISYVLNASNSCPKPDFICESRFMRVPINDNYCEKLLPWLDKSIEFIDKAKLSSCQVIVHCLAGISRSATIAIAYIMKTMGMSSDDAYRFVKDRRPSISPNFNFLGQLLEYERSLKLLAALQGDPGTPSGTPEPPPSPAAGAPLPRLPPPTSESAATGNAAAREGGLSAGGEPPAPPTPPATSALQQGLRGLHLSSDRLQDTNRLKRSFSLDIKSAYAPSRRPDGPGPPDPGEAPKLCKLDSPSGAALGLSSPSPDSPDAAPEARPRPRRRPRPPAGSPARSPAHSLGLNFGDAARQTPRHGLSALSAPGLPGPGQPAGPGAWAPPLDSPGTPSPDGPWCFSPEGAQGAGGVLFAPFGRAGAPGPGGGSDLRRREAARAEPRDARTGWPEEPAPETQFKRRSCQMEFEEGMVEGRARGEELAALGKQASFSGSVEVIEVS from the exons ATGGCTGGGGACCGGCTCCCGAGGAAGGTGATGGATGCCAAGAAGCTGGCCAGCCTGCTGCGGGGCGGGCCTGGGGGGCCGCTGGTCATCGACAGCCGCTCCTTCGTGGAGTACAACAGCTGGCATGTGCTCAGCTCCGTCAACATCTGCTGCTCCAAGCTGGTGAAGCGGCGGCTGCAGCAGGGCAAGGTGACCATTGCGGAGCTCATCCAGCCGGCTGCACGCAGCCAG GTGGAGGCTACGGAGCCACAGGACGTGGTGGTCTATGACCAGAGCACGCGGGACGCCAGCGTGCTGGCCGCAGACAGCTTCCTCTCCATCCTGCTGAGCAAGCTGGACGGCTGCTTCGACAGCGTGGCCATCCTCACTG GGGGCTTCGCCAccttctcctcctgcttcccCGGCCTCTGCGAGGGCAAGCCTGCTGCCCTGCTACCCATGAgcctctcccagccctgcctgcctgtGCCCAGCGTGGGCCTGACCCGCATCCTGCCTCACCTCTACCTGGGCTCGCAGAAGGACGTCCTAAACAAG GATCTGATGACGCAAAATGGAATAAGCTACGTCCTCAACGCCAGCAACTCCTGCCCCAAGCCTGACTTCATCTGCGAGAGCCGCTTCATGCGGGTCCCCATCAACGACAACTACTGTGAAAAACTGCTGCCCTGGCTGGACAAGTCCATCGAGTTCATCG ATAAAGCCAAGCTCTCCAGCTGCCAAGTCATCGTCCACTGTCTGGCTGGCATCTCCCGCTCTGCCACCATCGCCATCGCCTACATCATGAAGACCATGGGCATGTCCTCCGACGACGCCTACAG GTTCGTGAAGGACAGGCGCCCGTCCATCTCGCCCAACTTCAACTTCCTGGGCCAGCTGCTGGAGTACGAGCGCAGCCTGAAGCTGCTGGCCGCCCTGCAGGGCGACCCGGGCACCCCCTCAGGGACGCCGGAGCCTCCGCCCAGTCCTGCCGCCGGGGCCCCGCTGCCACGGCTGCCACCACCTACCTCAGAGAGCGCTGCCACAGGGAATGCGGCTGCCAGGGAGGGCGGCCTGAGCGCGGGCGGGGAGCCCCCCGCGCCCCCCACGCCCCCGGCGACCAGCGCACTGCAGCAGGGCCTGCGCGGCCTGCACCTCTCCTCGGACCGCCTGCAGGACACTAACCGCCTCAAGCGCTCCTTCTCCCTGGACATCAAGTCTGCCTACGCCCCTAGCAGGCGGCCCGACGGCCCCGGGCCCCCCGACCCCGGCGAGGCCCCGAAGCTCTGCAAGCTGGACAGCCCGTCGGGGGCCGCGCTGGGCCTGTCCTCGCCCAGCCCGGACAGCCCGGACGCCGCGCCTGAGGCGCGCCCACGGCCCCGCCGGCGGCCCCGGCCCCCCGCCGGCTCCCCCGCGCGCTCCCCCGCGCACAGCCTCGGCCTGAACTTCGGCGATGCGGCCCGGCAGACTCCGCGGCACGGCCTCTCGGCCCTGTCGGCGCCCGGGCTGCCCGGCCCTGGCCAGCCGGCCGGCCCCGGGGCCTGGGCACCGCCGCTCGACTCCCCAGGCACGCCGTCGCCCGACGGGCCCTGGTGCTTCAGCCCCGAGGGCGCACAGGGGGCGGGCGGGGTGCTGTTTGCGCCCTTCGGCCGGGCGGGCGCCCCGGGACCAGGCGGCGGCAGCGACCTGCGGCGGCGGGAGGCAGCGAGGGCTGAGCCCCGGGACGCGCGGACCGGCTGGCCCGAGGAGCCGGCCCCGGAGACGCAGTTCAAGCGCCGCAGCTGCCAGATGGAGTTCGAGGAGGGCATGGTGGAGGGGCGCGCGCGCGGCGAGGAGCTGGCCGCCCTGGGCAAGCAGGCGAGCTTCTCGGGCAGCGTGGAGGTCATCGAGGTGTCCTGA
- the LOC124902608 gene encoding uncharacterized protein LOC124902608 has translation MPQAELGIQVCTCRLRGSVSRCCSHREFRRQPSPCAAGIGLLHLGSTASRQVKPPRLPPPPWGRSGEKLPFTPFPGCSLSRWHASPQTQVAFGPRWVSLLPLPHTPSGHWDPCPSDVLGSRSGASHCGKRPGAWPERQPRAGPSPESWSRAREAPIPPQPAALSAVSSICSSFHPQLYSGLGPLVGPPSPFPLPLVPSAGR, from the exons ATGCCCCAGGCAGAACTTGGAATTCaggtgtgcacctgcaggctgAGGGGCTCTGTGAGCAGGTGCTGCTCACACAGGGAGTTCAGGCGCCAGCCAAGCCCCTGTGCTGCTGGGATAGGCCTGCTTCACTTAGGGAGCACTGCCTCAAGACAGGTAAAGCCCCCTCGTTTGCCCCCACCCCCATGGGGCCGCTCAGGAGAGAAACTCCCATTCACCCCTTTCCCAGGGTGCTCTCTCTCTAGGTGGCATGCCAGCCCCCAAACACAAGTGGCTTTTGGGCCCAGGTGGGTCAGcctgctgcccctgccccatACCCCCTCGGGCCATTGGGACCCCTGCCCTTCAGATGTCCTAGGGTCTAGGAGTGGGGCCAGTCACTGTGGGAAGAGGCCAGGGGCTTGGCCGGAGAGGCAGCCCAGGGCAGGACCCAGTCCTGAGTCCTGGAGCAGGGCCAGGGAGGCGCCCATCCCGCCCCAGCCAGCCGCCCTCTCTGCTGTTTCttctatttgttcttcttttcacCCACAGCTCT ACAGTGGTCTGGGGCCACTGGTTGGgcccccttctcccttcccccttccccttgtCCCTTCTGCAGGCCGTTGA
- the DUSP8 gene encoding dual specificity protein phosphatase 8 isoform X2, which yields MAGDRLPRKVMDAKKLASLLRGGPGGPLVIDSRSFVEYNSWHVLSSVNICCSKLVKRRLQQGKVEATEPQDVVVYDQSTRDASVLAADSFLSILLSKLDGCFDSVAILTGGFATFSSCFPGLCEGKPAALLPMSLSQPCLPVPSVGLTRILPHLYLGSQKDVLNKDLMTQNGISYVLNASNSCPKPDFICESRFMRVPINDNYCEKLLPWLDKSIEFIDKAKLSSCQVIVHCLAGISRSATIAIAYIMKTMGMSSDDAYRFVKDRRPSISPNFNFLGQLLEYERSLKLLAALQGDPGTPSGTPEPPPSPAAGAPLPRLPPPTSESAATGNAAAREGGLSAGGEPPAPPTPPATSALQQGLRGLHLSSDRLQDTNRLKRSFSLDIKSAYAPSRRPDGPGPPDPGEAPKLCKLDSPSGAALGLSSPSPDSPDAAPEARPRPRRRPRPPAGSPARSPAHSLGLNFGDAARQTPRHGLSALSAPGLPGPGQPAGPGAWAPPLDSPGTPSPDGPWCFSPEGAQGAGGVLFAPFGRAGAPGPGGGSDLRRREAARAEPRDARTGWPEEPAPETQFKRRSCQMEFEEGMVEGRARGEELAALGKQASFSGSVEVIEVS from the exons ATGGCTGGGGACCGGCTCCCGAGGAAGGTGATGGATGCCAAGAAGCTGGCCAGCCTGCTGCGGGGCGGGCCTGGGGGGCCGCTGGTCATCGACAGCCGCTCCTTCGTGGAGTACAACAGCTGGCATGTGCTCAGCTCCGTCAACATCTGCTGCTCCAAGCTGGTGAAGCGGCGGCTGCAGCAGGGCAAG GTGGAGGCTACGGAGCCACAGGACGTGGTGGTCTATGACCAGAGCACGCGGGACGCCAGCGTGCTGGCCGCAGACAGCTTCCTCTCCATCCTGCTGAGCAAGCTGGACGGCTGCTTCGACAGCGTGGCCATCCTCACTG GGGGCTTCGCCAccttctcctcctgcttcccCGGCCTCTGCGAGGGCAAGCCTGCTGCCCTGCTACCCATGAgcctctcccagccctgcctgcctgtGCCCAGCGTGGGCCTGACCCGCATCCTGCCTCACCTCTACCTGGGCTCGCAGAAGGACGTCCTAAACAAG GATCTGATGACGCAAAATGGAATAAGCTACGTCCTCAACGCCAGCAACTCCTGCCCCAAGCCTGACTTCATCTGCGAGAGCCGCTTCATGCGGGTCCCCATCAACGACAACTACTGTGAAAAACTGCTGCCCTGGCTGGACAAGTCCATCGAGTTCATCG ATAAAGCCAAGCTCTCCAGCTGCCAAGTCATCGTCCACTGTCTGGCTGGCATCTCCCGCTCTGCCACCATCGCCATCGCCTACATCATGAAGACCATGGGCATGTCCTCCGACGACGCCTACAG GTTCGTGAAGGACAGGCGCCCGTCCATCTCGCCCAACTTCAACTTCCTGGGCCAGCTGCTGGAGTACGAGCGCAGCCTGAAGCTGCTGGCCGCCCTGCAGGGCGACCCGGGCACCCCCTCAGGGACGCCGGAGCCTCCGCCCAGTCCTGCCGCCGGGGCCCCGCTGCCACGGCTGCCACCACCTACCTCAGAGAGCGCTGCCACAGGGAATGCGGCTGCCAGGGAGGGCGGCCTGAGCGCGGGCGGGGAGCCCCCCGCGCCCCCCACGCCCCCGGCGACCAGCGCACTGCAGCAGGGCCTGCGCGGCCTGCACCTCTCCTCGGACCGCCTGCAGGACACTAACCGCCTCAAGCGCTCCTTCTCCCTGGACATCAAGTCTGCCTACGCCCCTAGCAGGCGGCCCGACGGCCCCGGGCCCCCCGACCCCGGCGAGGCCCCGAAGCTCTGCAAGCTGGACAGCCCGTCGGGGGCCGCGCTGGGCCTGTCCTCGCCCAGCCCGGACAGCCCGGACGCCGCGCCTGAGGCGCGCCCACGGCCCCGCCGGCGGCCCCGGCCCCCCGCCGGCTCCCCCGCGCGCTCCCCCGCGCACAGCCTCGGCCTGAACTTCGGCGATGCGGCCCGGCAGACTCCGCGGCACGGCCTCTCGGCCCTGTCGGCGCCCGGGCTGCCCGGCCCTGGCCAGCCGGCCGGCCCCGGGGCCTGGGCACCGCCGCTCGACTCCCCAGGCACGCCGTCGCCCGACGGGCCCTGGTGCTTCAGCCCCGAGGGCGCACAGGGGGCGGGCGGGGTGCTGTTTGCGCCCTTCGGCCGGGCGGGCGCCCCGGGACCAGGCGGCGGCAGCGACCTGCGGCGGCGGGAGGCAGCGAGGGCTGAGCCCCGGGACGCGCGGACCGGCTGGCCCGAGGAGCCGGCCCCGGAGACGCAGTTCAAGCGCCGCAGCTGCCAGATGGAGTTCGAGGAGGGCATGGTGGAGGGGCGCGCGCGCGGCGAGGAGCTGGCCGCCCTGGGCAAGCAGGCGAGCTTCTCGGGCAGCGTGGAGGTCATCGAGGTGTCCTGA